The nucleotide window CACCAATGCCATCGGCACGGCCATCGAGGTCGGCCAGCCGGTGCAGATCCATTCGGCCGAGCATTATTGCTCGGGCATCAAGCGCTGGTCGTGCTCCGCCAACGTCATCCGCGACCCTTATGACGGCACCATTCTCGGCGTGGTCGATGTCTCCGGGCTTTCGGACACCTTCAATCGCCACAGCCTCGCCCTCGTGGTGGCGACGGCCGGGCGCATCGAGAATCGCCTCGCCCAGCAGGAGATGGACCTCCGCCTGCGCCTCCTCGACCACTGCATGGACCGCCTTTCGGGGGCGAGCAGCGACGGTGTGGTCGTGTTCGACCGCCGCGGCCGGGCGGTGAAGGCCAACGGTGCCGCCGCCGACGCGCTGCTCGACCTGCAGCGCCAGCGCGGCGAGGCGACGGGCGCCGACCTCTCGCAGCTTCGCCTGAACTGGCGCAAGCAGGCCGCCCTGCCCGACGAACTGCCGCCGTGGATGCGGCGCGAATGGCTTGAGCCGGTGGTGACCGATGGCGAGCGGCTCGGCATCGTGCTGCGCCTTCCCGGGCGCCGGGCTGCGCCGTCCCGGACCGCGGGCCCGGACGCCGCCCCGAAGCCGGAGGCGGGGGGCGATGCCTTCGCGCGGATCGTCGGCGAGGCGCCCAGCCTGCGGCACGCCATCGGCCGGGCGCGTCAGCTTGCGAAGAGCCGGGCGCCGGTGCTGCTGCTGGGCGAGACCGGCGTGGGCAAGGACGTGTTCGCCCAGTGCCTCCATGCCGGCAGCGCCGGGCGCGACGGCGCATTCGTGGCGCTCAATTGCGGTGGCTTCTCCCGCGAGCTGCTGACGAGCGAGCTGTTCGGCTATGCGGAAGGCGCCTTCACCGGGGCGCGCCGCGGCGGCATGACCGGCAAGATCGAGGCTGCGGACGGCGGCACCCTGTTCCTCGACGAGATCGGCGAGATGCCGAAGGACTTGCAGCCCCATTTCCTGCGGGTGCTGGAATCGGGAGAGGTCTACCGCATCGGCGAAACGCGTCCGCGCAAGGTGAACCTGCGCCTCGTGGCCGCCACCAACCGCGACCTGCGGCGCGAGGTGGAGGCGGGGCGGTTCCGCATGGATTTGTTCTATCGCGTCGCGGTCACCAGCATCTCCATTCCCGCCCTGCGGGAGCGCGCCACGGACATCCCGCTCCTGGCCGAGCATCTGGTGCAGGACCTCGCACGCCGGCAGGGCCTGGCACCCCGCCGGCTCTCGCCCCGGGCCATCGAGGTGCTGCAGGCCTATGCCTGGCCGGGCAACGTGCGCGAGCTGCGCAACGTCATCGAGGGCATGCTCCTCATCGCCGAGGGGGAGGAACTGACCGAAGCCGATATCCCGGACGAGATCTGGGCGGCGCCGGCGAGCGGCGTGGCGTCCCCGCTCGCGCAGGCCGGCGAAGCTGGCGAGGCCGAGCCCTTGCGCGGCCTCACCGGCATGGAGAATGCCGAGCGGCTCGCCCTGTTGCGGGCCGTGCAGGCGCACAAGGGCAACATGACCGCGGTGGCCCGCGATCTGGGGATCGCCAAGAGCACGGTCTACGCCAAGCTCCGCCGCTTCGGCCTCGAGGGCGCGGTGGGCGAGACGCGGCGGGTCCAGATCTAGGCCCCGGTCCACAACTTGCACCTGACCGGCACGCCGATTGCTTGAAAGCATCGGCTTTCGCATCCCTCCCGAAAGCTTCCTCCACACCGCCGGTCTCGATCGGCGGTGTTTTTTTGTCTGCGCGGGCATGGTGCGGCGCACGCCCCGCGTTCATCGCGTCGCACAATAAAGACTGATTTTCGAACAGGCATTCGTAAAGACGTCGATGCCTCAACCTCCAGAAAAAGCGCCGGCGTCGAAATTCAGTGCAAATAAACAATAGTCGAGACGTCGCCTGCCTTTCTCCTCTTGGCACGCCCCTTGCGATCCGTTGTGGGAGCCTTGCGGACCGTGTGTCGACCTGGCCGCGAGCGCCGCTGCGGCGCGCCCGGGCCTGCCGACGCATGAAGCCGCAGCCGGAGAAGACGTGGGAGGAGAAAGAGCGTATGTCCCTTCAGATCAACATCGACAACGGCGGCACGCTGACGGACATCTGTATTCTGTCAGATGATGCGGTGAGAAAGACCAAGGTCCTCACCACGCCTTATGATCTCAGCAAGTGCTTCTTCGAGGGCCTGACCAAGGCTTCCGGCGTGCTCTACGGCGCGCCGGATGTGAAGCGTCTGCTGGAGGAGGTGGACCTCATCCGCTATTCCACCACCCAGGGCACCAACGCGATCTGCGAGCGCAAGGGGCCCCGGCTCGGCCTCATCCTCGATGCATCCGCGCACGACCTGCCGAGCCGCCTCGCGGCCCACGACCAGGATGTGTTCGAGGCCCTGGTGGGCGACCGGATCGCCTTCCTCGATGCCGCCGCCATCAGCGCCGACGAGGCGGACGTGGCGGTGGCGAAGGCCATCAACACCCTCACCGCCGCCGGTGCCAACCGCCTGGTGGTGAGCTTCGGCGGCGCCGATTTCCAGGCGCTGGAGAACGACTTCCGCCTTGTCGCCCTGCGCAAGTATCCGCGCCACCTGCTCGGCGCCGTGCCGATCCTCTACGGCTCCGATCTCACCACCGACCCGGATGGCGAGCGGCGCACCTGGACCGCGCTCATCAACTCGTTCCTCCACCCCTCCATGGAGGCGTTCCTCTACAATGCGGAGAACCGGCTGCGGGCCTATCGCACCAAGAACCCGCTGCTCATCTTCCGCAATGACGGCGACGCCTCGCGCGTGGCCAAGACCATCGCCATCAAGACCTATTCGTCCGGCCCGCGCGGCGGCATGGAGGGCGTGAAGTCGTTCTCGCGCCGCTACGGCTTCGCCGACACCGTTTCCATCGACGTGGGCGGCACCACCACGGATATCGGCCAGTACATCGACGGCACCGTGGCCGAGGTGCGGCGCGGTCATGTGGAAGGCATCTCCGTCTCCTTCCCCCTGTGCGAAATCCTGAGCGCGGGGGCGGGCGGCTCCTCCATCTTCAAGGTGGTGGACGGGCGCATCGTCATCGGGCCGGAGAGCGTCGGCGCGGTTCCGGGGCCGGCCTGCTTCGGGCGCGGCGGGCGCGAGGCCACCATCACCGACGCCAGCCTGCTCATCGGCCTGTTCGATCCCACCTCCTATTTCGGCGGCGGCATGGGGCTCGACGCGGACCGCGCGGCGGCGGCGGTGACCGCCAGCGTCGCCAGCCGGCTGGGGCTCGGGCTCGATGATGCGCTGCTGCGCATGGAATTCGCCTATGAGGAGAAGATCGCGGCGGAGCTTCACCGCTTCACCAAGATCTCCGACGAGACGGTGATGCTCGCCTTCGGCGGCGCAGGCCCCCTCAACGCCTGCGGCGTCGCCGAGAAGGCGGGCATTCGCCGGGTGGCGATCCCGCAGATGGCGGCGGTGTTCTCGGCCTACGGCATCGGCTCCTGCGATGTCTCCCAGCGCTATGCGGTGACGCTGAGCGATGCCGCCGAGCTTTCCGGCACCATCGCGGCGCTGAAGGTGAAGGCGTCCCGCGACATGTTCGCGGAAGGCTGCGCCGACGGCACCTACACCCTCGATGCACGCCTCGTCGCCGACTTCGGGGACGGGCGCACGCTGGTCCACGTGCTGGGCGACCAGCTGGAGGTTCCGGCCGCCTTCGCCGGGGCTCGCTCGGTGGAAGTGGAACTGAAGGCGGTCCGCAGTCTGCGCGAAGGCGCGGAGCGGTCGGCTCGCTTCGCGCCCCGCTCGTCGGCCGCAGCCCATGGCAAGCGCAACGTGCTGATCCGTGATCGCGGGCGCATCGACGTGCCGGTCTACCGCCTCGCCGATCTTGCAGATGGCGACTTCGCATCCGGCCCCGCCATCCTTGAGGAAGATTATTTCACCTGCCGGGTCCCTGAAAACTGGCAGTTCGTCATCAGCGATGCAGGCGACATCCTGCTGAGCCGGGAGGATTGAAGAACATGAAAGTCGCCATGACCGAATATCTCCGCATCAACCTGAAGTCGGAGAGGTGGGAATGCCGCGTGTGCGATCACGACATTGCGCCGGCACGGGGCAATTACAAGGAGGGCCTGCTGGTCCACGATCGTGATCCGCGCGAGATCCATCCGCCGATCCTCGATCCGGACAAGTATCGCTTCACCTTCAGTCCCGATCCGGAGTGGGTGCGCATCCTCGAATATTGCTGCCCCAGCTGCGGCACCCAGGTCGAGACCGAATATGCCGTGCCCGGCCACCCGCCGCTCCACGACATGGAAGTCGATCTCGATGCGCTCAAGGCCCAATGGGCCGCCCGCGGCGAGGCGGCGGCACCCTATGCCGGCCCGGCCGTGGTGCGTGACGACGGCCACGGCCACTGAAGCCTCGATGGTGCCGCCATCCCCGCGCGGAACGCGGCGGCACCACCCCCGCAGCACAACGAATGCGGCGCGACGCGCCCGCCAGCATCCTTTGGGAGGACACATGAAACGCGTTTCCGTGGACATCGGCGGCACCTTCACCGACTGCTTCGTGGTCTGGGACAGGCAGTATATCGAGGCCAAGGCCCTCACCACCCACCACAACCTCGCCATGGGGTTCAACGAGGCCCTCGGCAAGGCCTGCAA belongs to Xanthobacter autotrophicus Py2 and includes:
- a CDS encoding Acetone carboxylase gamma subunit (PFAM: Acetone carboxylase gamma subunit~KEGG: gur:Gura_4361 hypothetical protein) codes for the protein MKVAMTEYLRINLKSERWECRVCDHDIAPARGNYKEGLLVHDRDPREIHPPILDPDKYRFTFSPDPEWVRILEYCCPSCGTQVETEYAVPGHPPLHDMEVDLDALKAQWAARGEAAAPYAGPAVVRDDGHGH
- a CDS encoding Hydantoinase/oxoprolinase (PFAM: Hydantoinase/oxoprolinase~KEGG: pna:Pnap_1165 5-oxoprolinase (ATP-hydrolyzing)); translation: MSLQINIDNGGTLTDICILSDDAVRKTKVLTTPYDLSKCFFEGLTKASGVLYGAPDVKRLLEEVDLIRYSTTQGTNAICERKGPRLGLILDASAHDLPSRLAAHDQDVFEALVGDRIAFLDAAAISADEADVAVAKAINTLTAAGANRLVVSFGGADFQALENDFRLVALRKYPRHLLGAVPILYGSDLTTDPDGERRTWTALINSFLHPSMEAFLYNAENRLRAYRTKNPLLIFRNDGDASRVAKTIAIKTYSSGPRGGMEGVKSFSRRYGFADTVSIDVGGTTTDIGQYIDGTVAEVRRGHVEGISVSFPLCEILSAGAGGSSIFKVVDGRIVIGPESVGAVPGPACFGRGGREATITDASLLIGLFDPTSYFGGGMGLDADRAAAAVTASVASRLGLGLDDALLRMEFAYEEKIAAELHRFTKISDETVMLAFGGAGPLNACGVAEKAGIRRVAIPQMAAVFSAYGIGSCDVSQRYAVTLSDAAELSGTIAALKVKASRDMFAEGCADGTYTLDARLVADFGDGRTLVHVLGDQLEVPAAFAGARSVEVELKAVRSLREGAERSARFAPRSSAAAHGKRNVLIRDRGRIDVPVYRLADLADGDFASGPAILEEDYFTCRVPENWQFVISDAGDILLSRED
- a CDS encoding GAF modulated sigma54 specific transcriptional regulator, Fis family (PFAM: sigma-54 factor interaction domain-containing protein; helix-turn-helix Fis-type; GAF domain protein~SMART: AAA ATPase~KEGG: pna:Pnap_1166 GAF modulated sigma54 specific transcriptional regulator, fis family), whose product is MPFGRTGQKFSVPENDDKVMTSWEQFLGGDEFGSDALRRLVDDSWRRCLNNSVDPQRDQAPPPMREDSLHSLRDDCRELLEASQPVMASAREFLAETGTVMVLTDGAGVILNLEGDMRLRDAAANIHLLSGASWSEQACGTNAIGTAIEVGQPVQIHSAEHYCSGIKRWSCSANVIRDPYDGTILGVVDVSGLSDTFNRHSLALVVATAGRIENRLAQQEMDLRLRLLDHCMDRLSGASSDGVVVFDRRGRAVKANGAAADALLDLQRQRGEATGADLSQLRLNWRKQAALPDELPPWMRREWLEPVVTDGERLGIVLRLPGRRAAPSRTAGPDAAPKPEAGGDAFARIVGEAPSLRHAIGRARQLAKSRAPVLLLGETGVGKDVFAQCLHAGSAGRDGAFVALNCGGFSRELLTSELFGYAEGAFTGARRGGMTGKIEAADGGTLFLDEIGEMPKDLQPHFLRVLESGEVYRIGETRPRKVNLRLVAATNRDLRREVEAGRFRMDLFYRVAVTSISIPALRERATDIPLLAEHLVQDLARRQGLAPRRLSPRAIEVLQAYAWPGNVRELRNVIEGMLLIAEGEELTEADIPDEIWAAPASGVASPLAQAGEAGEAEPLRGLTGMENAERLALLRAVQAHKGNMTAVARDLGIAKSTVYAKLRRFGLEGAVGETRRVQI